A genomic window from Silene latifolia isolate original U9 population chromosome Y, ASM4854445v1, whole genome shotgun sequence includes:
- the LOC141630399 gene encoding uncharacterized protein LOC141630399 → MWNIRGLNSITKQKDIKWFLHQQEVDLFGLLETRVKPGSLNKVANNLCFGWSFITNLSSHSGGRIWVLWKANKLHLDVLEMDAQFIHLKVTEMLTDKVFYVTYVYGFNKIEQRVPLWNALNRLNMTAPWIVLGDFNCVMYSNERIRGIFRDSEMAPFYHTAQNCDLQDIKAIGAFYTWTNKQPSSTRVFSRIDRVLINGAWLALNPDYYAHYLPEGDFDHCPCIIGCGQVRILKKKPFKFFNMWCHVKEFKEIVQQRWGDVIDGTPMFQLVKHLKDLKPALKKLNKCLFSDVETNADFAYHLLLDCQKKLHKDPTNCILMDIEAQTR, encoded by the coding sequence ATGTGGAACATTAGGGGCCTAAATAGTATAACCAAGCAAAAGGATATTAAATGGTTTCTCCACCAACAAGAAGTGGATCTGTTTGGGCTCCTTGAGACCAGGGTTAAACCTGGGTCTCTAAATAAAGTAGCTAATAATCTCTGTTTTGGCTGGTCTTTTATTACTAATTTGAGTTCTCATTCTGGTGGAAGAATTTGGGTTCTTTGGAAGGCTAATAAACTGCATCTTGATGTGCTTGAGATGGATGCTCAGTTTATTCATCTTAAAGTGACTGAGATGCTTACTGATAAGGTCTTTTATGTTACTTATGTGTATGGATTTAACAAAATTGAACAAAGAGTTCCTCTCTGGAATGCTTTAAACAGACTGAACATGACTGCTCCTTGGATAGTTTTGGGGGATTTCAACTGTGTGATGTATTCTAATGAGAGGATTAGGGGTATTTTTAGAGATTCTGAAATGGCTCCTTTTTATCATACTGCCCAGAATTGTGATTTGCAAGATATTAAAGCTATTGGGGCTTTTTATACTTGGACTAATAAACAGCCTAGTAGTACTAGAGTCTTTAGTAGAATTGATAGAGTGCTCATCAATGGTGCTTGGCTTGCTTTGAACCCTGATTATTATGCTCATTACCTGCCTGAGGGGGATTTTGATCATTGTCCTTGCATTATTGGGTGTGGACAAGTCAGAATCCTTAAGAAGAAGCCATTCAAGTTTTTTAATATGTGGTGTCATGTTAAGGAGTTTAAGGAGATTGTGCAGCAGAGGTGGGGTGATGTCATTGATGGGACTCCTATGTTCCAACTTGTGAAGCATTTAAAAGATCTTAAGCCTGCATTGAAGAAGTTGAATAAATGTCTCTTCTCTGATGTTGAGACTAATGCTGATTTTGCCTATCATTTGCTCCTGGATTGTCAAAAGAAACTTCATAAGGATCCTACTAATTGTATTCTTATGGATATTGAGGCCCAGACTAGGTAG